The Chaetodon trifascialis isolate fChaTrf1 chromosome 17, fChaTrf1.hap1, whole genome shotgun sequence genome has a segment encoding these proteins:
- the LOC139345403 gene encoding glutathione S-transferase A-like — MAKDMTLLWGSGSPFCWRVMIALEEKNLKGYNQKRLYFEKKEHKSKEVMDINPRGQLPTFKHGDMIVNESLAICFYLESQFKSQGNKLIPDGAAEQSLMYQRLFEGFTLSQKMLDFTYYKWVVPEEERHESAQKRNKEALIAELKLWEGYLDKAHCCMAGKTFTLADVAVFPSVAILFQYGLCEEHYPKLAAYYKSLKDRPSIKATWPLIWLDVPTEDVLKDV, encoded by the exons ATGGCCAAGGACATGACTCTCCTGTGGGGCTCCGGCTCTCCTTTCTGCTGGAGGGTGATGATCGCTCTGGAGGAGAAGAACCTGAAGGGCTACAACCAGAAACGGCTCTACTTTGAGAAAAAGGAGCACAAGTCGAAGGAAGTCATGGACATAAATCCCAGGGGACAG CTGCCTACCTTCAAACATGGAGACATGATCGTGAATGAGTCCCTCGCTATCTGCTTTTACCTGGAG AGCCAGTTCAAGTCCCAGGGAAACAAGCTGATCCCTGACGGCGCTGCTGAGCAATCACTGATGTACCAGCGCCTTTTTGAGGGTTTCACACTCAGCCAAAAAATGT TGGATTTTACGTACTACAAGTGGGTAGTcccagaggaagagaggcatGAATCTGCTcagaagaggaacaaagaggCTCTGATTGCTGAGCTCAAGCTGTGGGAGGGATACCTGGACAAG GCACACTGTTGCATGGCAGGAAAGACCTTTACACTGGCTGATGTGGCTGTTTTTCCAAGCGTTGCAATTCTCTTCCAGTATGG GTTATGTGAGGAGCATTACCCCAAACTGGCTGCTTACTATAAGAGTCTTAAGGACAGACCCAGCATCAAAGCCACCTGGCCTCTCATCTGGCTGGATGTCCCAACAGAAGACGTGCTGAAAGACGTTTGA